A genomic stretch from Eriocheir sinensis breed Jianghai 21 chromosome 31, ASM2467909v1, whole genome shotgun sequence includes:
- the LOC127005873 gene encoding oplophorus-luciferin 2-monooxygenase non-catalytic subunit-like, whose protein sequence is MTAKTLTLLLLCTATLTQAAPNESLAEPKNDFPCPDVIAISPCVCTQVGVKLNLDCSRVTSDNQLAGVFKADFPFNNFSMLTIVADSDAPRINIVSLDADTFQDVSFVNIHISHTNLQFIYPTALDKSAPRLETIIVTDSFLELFPFDLVDYAPLLTDLRVFRNNLIHMSEMSSDTLMYLDVAYNPGLQYGDHTLKNLPNLQYFVANNIELAHVGENAFYENTKLVYLDLSNNKLETLYAGSLKFKSPIETIYLNDNNIHTVEVGAIEGLGNGYETKLFMQNNFVESLDQKVWEPVFNSVAGKLRTFVFDGNPFECSCNVLWLVSNSEHRRTIARGTICENTETDILDVDVDFLQANC, encoded by the exons ATGACCGCCAAGACGCTGACGCTTCTGCTGCTGTGCACCGCCACGCTGACTCAGGCGGCGCCAAATGAGTCCCTGGCTGAGCCGAAGAACGACTTCCCGTGTCCTGATGTAATAGCCATCTCGCCCTGTGTATGCACCCAAGTCGGCGTGAAACTGAATCTAGACTGTTCCAGAGTGACGAGCGACAATCAGCTGGCGGGAGTGTTCAAGGCGGACTTCCCATTCAATAACTTCTCCATGCTGACCATCGTCGCCGACTCGGACGCCCCACGAATCAACATCGTCAGCCTGGATGCGGACACCTTCCAGGACGTATCATTTGTCAACATTCACATCAGCCACACAAACCTTCAATTCATCTACCCGACGGCGTTAGACAAGTCGGCGCCGAGGCTCGAAACAATCATTGTCACCGACAGCTTCCTGGAACTCTTCCCGTTTGATCTTGTGGACTACGCTCCGCTCTTGACTGACCTTCGTGTTTTCAGGAACAACCTCATCCACATGTCGGAGATGAGCTCTGACACTCTCATGTACCTGGATGTCGCGTACAACCCCGGCCTTCAGTATGGTGACCACACCCTGAAGAACCTCCCCAACCTGCAGTACTTTGTGGCTAACAACATCGAGCTTGCTCACGTGGGGGAGAATGCCTTCTATGAGAATACGAAGCTCGTGTACCTGGACTTGAGCAATAACAAGCTGGAAACTCTCTACGCTGGCTCTTTGAAGTTCAAGAGTCCCATCGAAACGATTTACCTGAACGATAACAACATCCATACCGTTGAAGTTGGAGCCATTGAAG GTCTGGGAAACGGCTACGAGACAAAGCTGTTCATGCAAAACAACTTCGTGGAGAGCCTCGACCAAAAGGTGTGGGAGCCAGTCTTCAACAGCGTCGCCGGCAAACTACGCACATTCGTATTTGACG GCAATCCCTTCGAATGCTCTTGTAACGTTCTGTGGCTGGTGTCGAACTCTGAGCACCGCAGGACCATCGCCAGGGGCACCATTTGCGAGAACACAGAAACCGACATTCTCGACGTTGATGTTGACTTCCTTCAAGCAAACTGCTGA
- the LOC127005872 gene encoding oplophorus-luciferin 2-monooxygenase non-catalytic subunit-like, with protein sequence MTAKTLTLLLLCAATLTQAASEASLAEPKSAFPCPEVIDISPCVCTLFGVDLQLDCSKVADNTQLEQVFQADFPFKNFSLLTIIANPEDPRIGIVTLDENTFQDITFANIHISHTNLEFIYPTAFDKSAPMLETLIVTDSFLQLFPFDLVDYAPFLTDLRVFRNNLIHMPEMSSDTLTYLEVAYNPGLQYGDHALRNLPNLEYFVANDIELAHVGENAFYANTKLVYVDLSYNKLETLYAGSLKFQSPIQTIRLNNNNIHTVEVGAIEGLGSGAPTMLWMYNNFVESLDQKVWEPAFNSVAGKVRTFVFDGNPFECACNILWLKSNPEHLKTIARGTICENTDTDIHDVDYGFLQANC encoded by the exons ATGACCGCCAAGACGCTAACTCTTCTGCTGCTCTGCGCCGCCACGCTGACGCAGGCGGCGTCCGAGGCGTCCTTGGCTGAGCCGAAGAGCGCCTTCCCGTGTCCTGAAGTAATAGACATCTCGCCCTGTGTATGCACCTTATTCGGCGTAGACCTGCAGCTTGACTGTTCCAAAGTGGCGGACAACACTCAGCTGGAGCAAGTGTTCCAGGCGGACTTCCCGTTCAAAAACTTCTCTTTGCTGACCATCATCGCCAACCCGGAGGACCCAAGAATCGGCATCGTAACCTTGGATGAGAATACCTTCCAGGACATAACATTTGCCAACATCCACATCAGCCACACAAACCTTGAATTCATCTACCCGACGGCGTTTGACAAGTCGGCGCCGATGCTCGAAACACTCATTGTCACCGACAGCTTCCTGCAACTCTTCCCGTTTGATCTCGTGGACTACGCTCCGTTCTTGACTGACCTTCGTGTCTTCAGGAACAACCTCATCCACATGCCGGAGATGAGCTCTGACACTCTCACGTACCTGGAGGTCGCGTACAACCCCGGCCTTCAGTATGGTGACCACGCCCTGAGGAACCTCCCCAACCTAGAGTACTTTGTGGCTAACGACATAGAGCTTGCTCACGTGGGGGAGAATGCCTTCTATGCGAATACGAAGCTCGTGTACGTCGACTTGAGCTACAACAAACTGGAAACTCTTTACGCTGGCTCCTTGAAGTTCCAGAGTCCCATCCAAACGATTAGACTGAACAATAACAACATCCATACTGTAGAAGTTGGAGCCATTGAAG GTCTGGGAAGCGGCGCCCCAACAATGCTGTGGATGTATAACAACTTCGTGGAGAGCCTCGACCAGAAGGTGTGGGAGCCAGCCTTCAACAGTGTTGCCGGCAAAGTACGAACATTCGTATTTGACG GCAATCCCTTCGAATGCGCTTGTAACATTCTGTGGCTGAAGTCGAACCCTGAGCACCTCAAAACCATCGCCAGGGGCACCATTTGCGAGAACACAGACACCGACATTCATGACGTTGACTATGGATTCCTTCAAGCAAACTGCTGA